The Aspergillus nidulans FGSC A4 chromosome VII nucleotide sequence GGGACTGGGGAGCTCGGAGAGATCCACGACGACATCGACAAGCTTATCTTGGTGCTCAGGATGCTCGCGTGCTAGCTTGATAATCAAATCCCAAAGCCGATTAAGGCGCTCCTCAAGCGGTTCGTTGTCAGATAAGGAGGATTCAGCTAGTTGTTTGGCAGCCGTTGGCGCAGATATGCTGTTGGCGAACAGATCCTGGAGGATCGTTAGACGGGACGCGTAGATTGGGTCTGTGATATCCGGCATCTTGTCGAAGATGTAATATGCAGTGAGAAAAGATGCGAAAGTGCGATATTGAGAGAGTAAACAGACGGGAAGTTGGGGCTATAAAAGGGGTccctacggagtactccgtacattGGTTCCTTATCGGCCAATGCGGGGACAGTCCTTCCTCACATGCAACCTTCAACGTCATCCTACGTTCCTGGATCTCGCCGACGCAACCACCGACGGCTCTCTTCGCCGGCCGCAACACCAACCTTGCAACCGCTAGTTCGACATAAAATTCGCACGCATAATATGCTAATACCGCAAAGATGTTCCGTTTTCCAATAACACCCTCGCTGCGCATGACCGTGCGCCCTCCGGGCCCAATAGCCCCTCGTCCCTGTATCTCCAAATCTACCTTCCGATGCTCCTCACGATCTGCATTAGCGTCATCCAAGAGAACACAGCCTCCGAGATCTTTCATATCTTACTCGCGACCTGTACCCCGGGCATTTCCCCAAGCGCATGCACGGTcattctcaagctcaagccaTCGACACTTCTACAATGGAGGCAATAGATACAGACGGTTTGACGGGCCAGGAAGACAGCCGTTAATAGTGCACCTATTGCAGAAAGCGAGACCGATTCACTTTGTGATGGTGGGAGGTGTTATTGGCGGCGTTTATGTTTATAACACGGATACTGTGGAGGTGAGCTGTCTTATTCGGATACACCCTCCGCCGTCTTTGCGCGCGCACATTGAATTTGGGCTTCTCCCCAGCTTCTTTGGAATTATGCTAAAGGGACAAATAGATGACTGGTCGGCGACGGTTTAACTGTGTCTCCCATCAACAGGAGCTAAAGATGGGCGAACAGAGCTACCGAGAGGTGCTTCGGGATTGTCAAGGACGCAtccttccagaatatcaCCCGCTCACCATCATGGTTAACCGCGTTCTCCATCGTCTGGTTCCTATGGCGCCTATCGATGGTGCTGACTGGAAGGTCCATGTTATTAAAGATGATAACATGGTGAACGCTTTCGTCCTCCCAGGGTAAGTTTGATGCTTCCCTGCGCTCTACCGCACTGTGACAACCTCTAATTGCGCATAGCGGCAAGGTTTTTGTTTTCACTGGTATTCTACCAATTTGtaaggatgaagacggtCTAGCAGCTGTTCTCGGCCATGAGATTGCTCACGTGGTGGCACATCATACCGGAGAAAGGATGAGTAACAACTTTGTCACCATGGGAGTTATCTTCctcgctgctcttctctttgatATCTCCGGAAACATCCCATCTTTATTACTAAATCTCATGTACAGCTTACCAAACTCTAGAACGCAGGAGGTAAGAACTTGTCAATATCATAGGGTCGAACCAACATTGCTAACCCAAATTAGGCGGAGGCGGATAATATCGGCTTGAGTATGATTTGGCGTTCTGCCTTGCTCTTGGGTTACTACTAATCCTCTCTCTCTTAGTGATGATGTCGAAGGCTTGCTTCAACCCTGAAGCTGCGGTTGATTTGTATGTAATCCGGTTCTGTTGGATCTAGCCAACACTATTCCTCGAGCCCGAGAAATTGCTAACGGTTGTAGCTGGGCACGCATGCAGAGAGCAGAAAAGCAGGCGCCTCCTCAATTCATATCAACTCATCCTTCTGTGAGTGTGTCGATAGATACAGGTCCTGAACTCGAGCTGACTCTGGAGTAGAACTATAACCGCATGGAGGCTATTCGCGGATGGTACGACTTGTTCTCAAAAGAAATCTCAGATCTGAAAATTACTGACTCCGCATCTAGGCTAGATAAAGCCCAGGCAGAATATGAGAACAGTGGCTGTATGGGCACCGGTTCTTGGAGTAAGTGTTGTCCTCCAATGTTGTTCTGTTTAACATGATTAACATTTGGCCTACAGTGCCAGGGTTTCGAAAAGCCAGCAACGACTTTTGGTAAAAGTGAATATAAATCGGCTTATTAGCTGCCTATGTAAATTAGTTTATGATATAATGAATAATCTCCTATCAATTGTCTTTGCCAATACGGAGTGTAACAGGCGATAATCGACAGGGCATGCCAAGAGCCCCTCGTGGTGCAAACCAAGCAAACTAGTAACCGCAGACCATCTCGAAGCTCCACCAAAAAATccccaagcagcagcagctaacTACAGCATCACGGTATCTCCCCTttcgtctccttcttccaatcAGTGATTGTCTAACCCGGGACAAAGGACTCATAGCTATCATGTCCCTGTCTTTACCCGGACCTTCCCAGGCCGGTCTTTTCAAGCCTGGCTACCAAAGGTAAGCGATTCCCACTCAGGACTGACCCCCGCGAACTCTCCACGAAGACAACGAGACACGCAGCCGATAGGCGAGAAAACTCATCATCCTAACTGGAAATCTTTAGCCATGACGCCGAAGATGGTGCTGTCATTCGCAACATCGAGGCCTGCCAGGCCATCTCCCAGACCGTCCAAACGTCGCTTGGTCCGTACGGCCGCAACAAGATTGTTATCAACCACCTGCAAAAGATGATTCTCACATCTGACGCCGCTACAATTCTCCGTGAGTTGGAAGTTGTTCATCCTGCAGCCAAACTCCTGGTCATGGCGAGTCAACAACAGGATGCGGAGATGGGCGATGGTACCAACCTGGTTATTGTTCTGGCGGGAGAactgctgaagaaggctgaggaaTTGCTGCGCTTGGGTCTGAAGACGAGCGATATAGTTCAGGGATACGAGAAGGCACAAAACTTTGCGCTTAAGGTGTTAGAAGGTGGGTTCTTGATCTTTCAATAAAATGTCCCTGAATGTCCCCGTCTTAGAGGCCATATCTAACTGAAGGATGCAATAGATCTTGAAGTCGATCGTTTGCAGGATTTACGCTCCCAGACTGAACTCACTAAGGCCCTACGCACGGTGGTCGCCAGTAAGCAGTCCGGTACCGAGCAGCTCCTCGCTTCTCTTGTCGCCGAGGCTGTCCTGTCCGTGCTGCCCAAAAATCCCGTCAACTTCAACGTCGATAATGTCCGCGTGGTGAAGATCATGGGAGGAAGCTTGGAACAGTCTCGTGTGATTAAGGGTATGGTGTTCGGCCGCGAGCCCGAAGGTTCAATCAAAAAAGCCCACAAGGCCAAGGTTGGAGTCTTCAGCTGCCCCATCGATATCTCCCAGACCGAAACCAAGGGTACGGTCCTGCTCAAGAACGCGCAGGATATGCTTGACTTCACTAAgggtgaggaggagcgcCTTGAAGCCGCTATTAAAGAGCTCTACGACTCCGGTTTGCGTGTCGTCGTTGCAGGCGCTCAAGTCGGCGACCTGGCCCTCCACTACCTCAACCgcttcaacatcctcgtGATCAAGATTCTCTCCAAGTTCGAGCTCCGCCGCCTGTGCCGCGTTGTTGGCGCCACTCCCCTCGCCCGCCTCGGTGCCCCAATGCCTGACGAAATGGGCTCCGTTGACGTTGTCGAAACTACCGAGATTGGAGGCGACCGCGTCACTGTTTTCCGCCAGGAGGACGCTACAGC carries:
- a CDS encoding metalloendopeptidase (transcript_id=CADANIAT00008501) is translated as MFRFPITPSLRMTVRPPGPIAPRPCISKSTFRCSSRSALASSKRTQPPRSFISYSRPVPRAFPQAHARSFSSSSHRHFYNGGNRYRRFDGPGRQPLIVHLLQKARPIHFVMVGGVIGGVYVYNTDTVEMTGRRRFNCVSHQQELKMGEQSYREVLRDCQGRILPEYHPLTIMVNRVLHRLVPMAPIDGADWKVHVIKDDNMVNAFVLPGGKVFVFTGILPICKDEDGLAAVLGHEIAHVVAHHTGERMSNNFVTMGVIFLAALLFDISGNIPSLLLNLMYSLPNSRTQEAEADNIGLMMMSKACFNPEAAVDFWARMQRAEKQAPPQFISTHPSNYNRMEAIRGWLDKAQAEYENSGCMGTGSWMPGFRKASNDFW
- a CDS encoding chaperonin-containing T-complex subunit CCT8 (transcript_id=CADANIAT00008502) → MSLSLPGPSQAGLFKPGYQSHDAEDGAVIRNIEACQAISQTVQTSLGPYGRNKIVINHLQKMILTSDAATILRELEVVHPAAKLLVMASQQQDAEMGDGTNLVIVLAGELLKKAEELLRLGLKTSDIVQGYEKAQNFALKVLEDLEVDRLQDLRSQTELTKALRTVVASKQSGTEQLLASLVAEAVLSVLPKNPVNFNVDNVRVVKIMGGSLEQSRVIKGMVFGREPEGSIKKAHKAKVGVFSCPIDISQTETKGTVLLKNAQDMLDFTKGEEERLEAAIKELYDSGLRVVVAGAQVGDLALHYLNRFNILVIKILSKFELRRLCRVVGATPLARLGAPMPDEMGSVDVVETTEIGGDRVTVFRQEDATAVTRTATIVLRGATQNHLDDVERAIDDGVNAVKAITKDPRLVPGAGATEIQLVERISAFADRTPGLPQHAIRKYAEAFEVIPRTLAESAGLEATEVLSRLYTAHHQANAGVKSTDGDDDDEEESEDSEEERSSGGGEAEAYWTTGVDLEGSSSSGTLDTVEEGILDLLSSKSWAIRLASESARTVLSVDQIIVARQAGGPKPPGPNPNWDED